A segment of the Aureimonas sp. SA4125 genome:
CGGTGATCGGCGTCATCGCCTCGACCATTGGGCTCTTCTACTACCTGCGCGTCGTCAAGGTGATGTGGTTCGACGCGCCGGCGGAAGGCTTCCTGCCGATGACCATCGAGCTCCGGGCGGTGCTGGCGATTTCTGCGATCTTCGTCTTCCCGATCTACCTCTTCGTCGGCCCTTCGCTGCTGGCGGCCGCTGAAGCTGCGGCGGCGACATTCTTTTAGTGGGACGGTGAGCAGGCTGCCGCGCCGACATCTGGCGCTTGATGAGGTCGGCTCGACCAATGTCGTCGCGCTCGACGCCGCGCGTGCGGGAGACCCCGGCAGCCTGTGGGTGACCGCGGAGCGTCAGTCGGCAGGCCGCGGCAGGCGCGCGCGGCCTTGGGTTTCCGAGCGCGGCAACCTATATGCGTCACTGCTCCTGATCGATCCGGCCGGGATGGTCGATCTGCAGAACCTGCCGCTTGTCGCCGCCGTCGGTGTTCGGAACGGACTGGCGACCCTGGAGGGCGCCGCCCGTCGCGATATCCGGATCAAGTGGCCGAACGACATTCTGGTGAACGGTCGCAAATGCGTCGGCATTCTCCTCGAAAGCGAGCGGCTTTCGGACGGTCGGTTTGCCATCGTCATCGGCTGCGGTGTCAACGTCGAGAACGTGCCGGACGACACGCCCTATCCCGTCACCGGGCTCCGGCGCGAGGGCGTGACGGCAAGCGTCTCCGATGTCTTCGCCGCGCTGGCGACCGGCGTCGAGCAAGCCCTCGCGCTGTGGCAGCGCGGAAGAAATTTCTCTGCCGTCCGGCAGACCTGGATAGACCATGCCGCGGGGATCGGCATGCCCTGCACCGTGCGAATGAACAACGCGGTGATCGAGGGGACGTTCGTCGACCTCGACGACACCGGCCGATTGATCCTGGCGGATGACAGCGGCGGACGCCGATCGATTTCGGCAGGAGACCTGTTTCTCCTCGGCTCCTCGGGCGACGCGCCATAGCGCGGCGCGGAGGCACCTGCAGCCGAACGAAGAATTGCCGGCTTGAGGCCGGATCTGAATGCGTGATGTGAACCGGCGGAATCGCCCTTTGAAGATGAAGTGAAAACACCTTGGATCAATTAGTATTTTTGCCGCTCGGCGGCATCGGCGAAATCGGCATGAATTTCGCCCTCTACGGCTATGGGCCGGAAGACCACCGCGAATGGATTGCGGTCGATTGCGGCGTCTCCTTTGCGACGCCCGACTTTCCCGGCGTCGACCTCGTCTTCCCCGACATCCGCTTCATCGAGCGGGAAAAGGGTTCGCTGAAGGCGATCATCATCACGCATGCGCATGAGGATCACTACGGCGCGCTGCTCGACCTCTGGCCCCGCCTGCAGGCGCCGGTCTACGCGACCGCATTTGCCAGCGCCATGCTTCAGTCCAAGCGTGAGGGGGAAGCCGGGGCACCGAAGATTCCGGTGACCCTGTTCAAGGCCGGCGACACGTTCCGCGTCGGTCCTTTCGAGATCGAGGCGATCAACGTCACGCACTCCATCCCGGAGCCTGTGGCACTCGCCATCACCACATCCTTCGGGACCGTCGTCCACACCGGTGACTGGAAGATCGACAAGACGCCGGCGCTCGGCCGACCGACCGACGAGGCGCGGTTTCGCCAGATCGGCGAGCGAGGCGTTCTGGCCATGATTTGCGACTCGACCAATGCCATGCGCGAAGGCGTTTCGCCCAGCGAGGCCGACGTCACCAAGTCGTTGACCGAAGTCATTCAGGAGGCCACCGGCCGCGTCGCCGTCACCACCTTTTCGTCCAATGTCGGCCGTATCCGCTCGATCGCGGTGGCGGCAGCCAATGCCGGACGCCAGGTCCTTCTTCTCGGCCGCTCGATGAAGCGGGTCGCGGATGTCGGTCGCGAACTGGGCTATCTGGAAGGGATCCCGGAATTTCTCGACGAGCAGGATTTTGGCTATATCCCCCGCGAGAAGGCGGTCATCATCCTCACCGGCAGCCAGGGAGAGGAGAGGGCGGCACTGTCGCGCCTATCGCGTGACGAGCATCCGTCAGTCGCTTTGGCGAAGGGCGACACCGTGGTCTTCTCCTCGCGGGGCATTCCCGGCAACGAGCGGGGAATTCTCGAAGTCAAGAACGGCCTGATCGACCGCGGCATCCTGATCGTCGAGGACACCGACAAGCTGATCCATGTCTCCGGCCATCCCCGGCGCAGCGAACTCCGCCAGATGTACGAATGGGTGAAGCCGAAGATCGCGATCCCCGCCCATGGCGAGGCGGCCCATCTCTCCGCCCACGCCGCGCTCGCGCGCAGCCTCGATGTTCCCGAGGTCGTCGAGGCGCGCAACGGCAAGATGGTGCTTTTGGCACCGGGCGCCGCGCGGATCATCGACGATGTCCCGGTCGGTCGTCTCTACAAGGACGGCAGGCTGATCGGGACGGTCGAGGAGATGGGCATCGGCGAGCGTCGCCGTGTCGCCCAGGTCGGCCACGTCACGGTGCTCGTCGAGCTCAGCGCCAAGCTGGAGCTGCGGCATGATCCGGACGTCGTCTGCCTCGGCATGCCGAAGCTCGATGCTGCCGGCGAGGACATGGAGGAGGTTCTGATCGACGCCGTCGCAGGCGCCATCGAGAGCATTCCGCGCGCCCGGCGGAAGGATCTGGAACTCGTCCGCGAATCGGCCCGCCGCGCGGCCCGTGCCGCCGCCAACGCCGCCTGGGGCAAGAAGCCGCTGGTAACGGTGTTTGTCACGCAGTCCTGAGACTGCGATAAGGGAGACCGCGCCGGATCGAAGGATCGGGCGCGGTGGCTTTCCGCAGCAACCCGTCTGACGGGGAGGCGCAGAACTGCCGTCCCCCCCTGGCCGTGTTCGGAGAGACATCGATGCTTGGCCGTCTCAACCACGTCGCCCTTGCCGTGCCGGATCTCCAGGCCGCGATCCGCACCTATGAGGCGACGCTCGGTGCGACGGTGTCGGTTCCGCAGCCTCTGCCTGAACACGGCGTGACGGTGGCCTTCGTCGATCTCCCGAACACCAGGATCGAACTGCTCGAGCCGCTCGGCACGGCCTCACCGATTGCGGCCTTTCTGGCAAAGAACCCGAAGGGCGGCATGCACCATCTCTGCTACGAGGTCGCCGACCTTGCCACTGCCGCGGCCCACCTGGCCAGGAACGGCGCGCGGGTTCTCGGCGACGGCCGACCGAAGATTGGCGCCCATGGCCGGCCCGTTATCTTCATCCACCCCGGCGACATGGTCGGCACGCTGATCGAACTGGAGGAAGTCTGAGCCATGACCTGGATCACCCTTCTCGCTCTCTACTTTCTGATCTGGTGGACGGTACTCTTCGTCGTCCTGCCGATCGGCATGCGTTCGCAGAGCGATGACGACAGCGTCATCCTCGGCACCGATCCCAGCGCGCCGACGCACTTTCGTCCCCTGTGGATTTGGTCGTGGACGACATTCATCTCGCTGCTGGTGATCGGCGCCTACTACGTCGTCACCGAGATTCTTGGGATCGGCATCGACAGTTTCCCCAATCTCCTGCCGGGCGTACGATCTTAAAGCGGGATGGCTTTTCTTCGAATCGCCGTCCCGCTTTAGTTCTTTGTTTGCGCATGATCTCTTTCCGAAAGCCGGAAGCCACCTTTCGGCATCATGCTCTAAGCGGCACCTGCCGGGAGCGTTTGGACGAAGCGATCGGCTGGAAGGTTCATCCGGAGCGCCAGGTATCAGGAGGCTCTGAAAAGCCCGGTCCTGCGCAGTCCGAACCGGATCAGGCGACTGTCGGCAGGCAGGGCAGGCCATCGGACGAAATGAACTGCACAAAAAAAATGCAAGGCCGAGGCCTTGCATTTTCAGTTGCAGATCTGGGTTTTCATAACCGGATGCTTTGTCCGGGGCCGCGACCGAAGTGCGCCGAAAACCACGTCCTCCCGAGACTAGACCGCGTGCCGAGTGCCTTAAGGACACCCGTGTTTATGAATGCGAACGTATCGCCAATAAGGCGAGCTGTCACGAAAAATATCACGATTGTGACAGAATTCGATTGCTGCGCTGCGATATGCATCATGACGCTGGTCAAATCACAGGCATCCGAGCGATGGCTTTTCAAGGCAGGGTCAAACGTCTAAGACCGCAGCAACGTCGGCCGACGACTCCGTGAAGTCGCATTCGGCCAGCATCGAGTAGACGTTTCCAGAACCGGCTCCGCCGCCCGCGTGTCACCGCGGTCGCGATGGCGGAGGCCTTCGAAAGTGCGGTCCAGCATGCGCATGTCGCGTTACTTCCTGCCGATCCTCAAGGAAACGCCGAAAGAGGCGGAGATCGTCTCGCATCGGCTGATGCTGCGCGCCGGCATGATCCGCCAGCAGGCGGCCGGGTCCTACTCGTTCCTGCCGCTCGGCAAGCGCGTCCTCGACAAGGTCTGCGCGATCATCCGCGAGGAGCAGGACCGCGCCGGCGCCAACGAGATCCTGATGCCGACGATCCAGTCGGCCGATCTCTGGCGCGAAAGCGGGCGCTACGACGACTACGGCAAGGAGATGCTCCGGATCGAGGACCGGCATGGACGGGACATGCTATTCGGCCCGACCAACGAAGAAATGGTCACCGACATCTTCCGGTCCTACGTCCGGTCCTACAAGGATCTGCCGCTCAATCTCTACCACATCCAGTGGAAGTTCCGCGACGAGGTGCGGCCGCGCTTCGGCGTGATGCGCAGCCGCGAATTCCTGATGAAGGACGCCTATTCCTTCGACGTCGACTACGAATCCTCGAAGACCGCCTACGACCGGATGTTCGTCGCCTATCTCCGGACCTTCGAGCGGCTCGGCGTCAAGGCGATCCCGATGCGCGCCGATACCGGGCCGATCGGCGGCGAGCTCAGCCACGAATTCCTGATTCTCGCGTCGACCGGCGAGAGCGGCGTGTTCTGCCATAAGGATTTCCTGAAGCTCGAAACGCCGGGCGAGGGGATCGACTTCGCGGACGCAGCGGCTCTGGCGAAGATCGTCGAGACCTGGACGACGCCCTATGCCGCCACCGAGGACATGCACGACGCCGCCGCCTTCGAGGCTCTGCCGGAAGAAGACCGGGTCGCTGCCCGCGGCATTGAAGTCGGCCACATCTTCCACTTCGGCACGAAGTATTCCGAGCCGATGAATGCCGTCGTTACCGGGCCGGACGGCAAGGATACGCCGGTTTTCATGGGCAGCTACGGCATCGGCCCGAGCCGGGTGATCGCCGCCATCATCGAGGCCTCGCATGACGAGGCCGGGATCATCTGGCCGAAATCGGTCGCACCCTTCGATGTCGGGCTCATCAACATGAAGCCGGGCGATGCCGATTGCGACGCGGCCTGCGAGGCGATCTATGCCGGGCTCACCGCCGCCGGCCAGGATGTGCTCTACGATGACGAGGACACGCGCGCCGGTGCCAAGTTCGCGACCATGGATCTGATCGGATTGCCGATGCAGGTGATCGTCGGACCGCGCGGCGCAAAGGCCGGCGAGGCCGAGGTGAAGGATCGCAGGACCGGCGAGCGCGTCACCGTGCCGCTCGCCGACATCTTCGGGCATCTCACGGCATGACCGCGGCGGACGCGGCCAAACCCGCCGAGACGCCCCCCGGCGCCTCGACAAAACCCTTCTCCCGATTCGAGTGGATGATCGCCGGGCGCTACCTGCGCTCGCGGCGGCGCGACGCCGGCGTCTCGGTCATCGCCGGCTTCTCCTTCGTCGGAATTCTCCTCGGCGTCGCGGCGCTCATCATCGTCATGTCGGTGATGAACGGATTTCGCACCGAGCTTTTGACGCGCATTCTCGGCGTGAACGGCCACGTCGTCATGCGGGCGATGGATTCGCCGCTGAACGACTACGAGGCCGTCGCCGACCGGATCACGAAAGTGCCCGGCGTCACCAGCGCCATGCCGCTGGTGCAGGGGCAGGTGCTCGTCAGCGGCAAGGGCGAGGCGCGCTCGTTTGCGCTCGTCAAGGGCGTGCGGGGCGCCGATCTCCTGCGGCTGAAGCCGGTCGCGTCCAATATCATCCTCGGCACCATCGGTGACTTCGACGCGGGCGGCGGGGTGGCCGTGGGCAGCCGGCTGGCGCAGACGCTCGGCCTCGTCCTCGGCGACAGCATCACGCTGATCGCGCCGGAGGGCGACACGACGCCGCTCGGTACCGTGCCGCGGGTGAAAGCCTACCCGGTCACCGCGATCTTCGAGATCGGCCTCTCCGACTTCGACGCGGCCTATGTCTACATGCCCTTCGCCGAGGCGCAGCTCTTCTTCAACGCCGAGGACCAGGCGCAGACGATCGAGATCTTCGCCGACAATCCGGACGATGTCCGCGATCTGCAGGCGGCGATCGAGCAGGCCGCGGGGCGGCCGAACTACACCTCTACCTGGCAGCAGGACAACCAGTCCTTCTTCTCGGCGCTGCAGGTCGAGCGCAACGTCATGTTCATCATCCTGACGCTGATCGTCCTCGTCGCGGCGCTGAACATCATCTCGGGCCTGTTCATGCTGGTGAAGGACAAGGGGCGCGACATCGCGATCCTCCGAACCATGGGTGCGACGCGCGGCTCGGTGATGCGGGTGTTTTTCATCACCGGAGCCTCGATCGGAACGGCGGGAACGCTGGCCGGTCTTCTTCTCGGCGTCGTCTTCTGCCTCAACATCGAGAACATCCGGCAGTTCTTTTCCTGGGTCTCGGGCCGCAGCCTGTTCGACCCGGAATTCTACTTCCTCAGCCGCCTGCCGGCGGAGATCGACGTCAGCGAGGTGATGCTCGTTACCGCCATGGCGCTCGGTCTCTCCTTCCTCGCGACGATCTTCCCTTCGTGGAAGGCGTCGACACTCGATCCCGTCGAGGCTCTGCGCTACGAATGATCGACCGTTCCCACTCCCTCCGCCTCGACAAGGTCGAGCGCTTCTTCGCCCAGGGCGAGGAGCGGCTGACCATTCTCGACGGCGCCGATTTCGAGATCTTTCCCGGCGAGATGGTGGCGCTCGTCGCGCCGTCGGGGGCCGGCAAGTCGACGCTGCTCCACATCGCCGGTCTCCTCGAACGGCCGAGCGCCGGCGAGGTCTACATCAACGGCGAGGCCTGCGGCAGCCTCGACGACCAGCGCCGCACGCTGATGCGGCGCCAGTCGATCGGCTTCGTCTACCAGTTCCATCACCTCCTGCCCGAGTTCTCGGCGCTCGAAAACGTCATGCTGCCGCAGATGATCGCCGGCCTGGCACAGAAGGAAGCGGAAGAACGGGCGAGGCAGCTGCTCGACTACATGCGCATCGGCGCGCGCGCGACGCACCGCCCGGCGGAGCTCTCCGGCGGCGAGCAGCAGCGCGTCGCCATCGCCCGGGCCGTCGCCAACAGTCCCTATGTCCTCCTTGCGGACGAGCCGACCGGCAATCTCGATCCGACGACGGCGGGCTACGTCTTCGACGCGCTGACGGCGCTGGTCCGCCAGTCCGGTGTCGCCGCCCTGATCGCCACCCACAACCACGAGCTCGCCTCGCGCATGGACCGCGTGATCACGCTCGAGAGCGGCAAGATCGTTCCCTATCAGATGGGCTGACGAACGCAGGGCGGGACGGTCGACCGCCCGTCCCAACCGTGCACGCTCTCCGATCCGATCGCCGTCATCTCCCGAACGTTTCCCAAATCTCATCCCCGAACCCTCATCCTGAGCTTGTCGAAGGACGGGGCCCTGCGTCCGTGCCTGGCACCCCGTCTTTCAACCATTCGGGCGTGCCGCCGCGTCTTTTCGCGTGATGGGGATCGGGAGTGGCGACCGCTCATTTCTGCCGCGCGACCTGTCGCTGCCGATCAGGTGCATCACTGACGAGTGCTGATCGCGAGCCAATCGCCCGGAAAGACCAGTCACAGCACCGACGTGAGACCACGACGCGTAAGGGCATTCACGCGCGGATTAACCATGGCCCTTCGATTTCAGGCCATGTCGGCACTTTTCAGCGTCCCCGCTTGACCTTTTCTCCAAAAAGGAACAAAACAAGAACATCGAAACAGACAGGGAACGATGACATGCTGTATCTCGTCAAGGATCTCGCTTCGCTCGCCGCCGTCGCCATGTTCATCACCAGCTTCGTCCTGGTCCTGAATTCGATCTGAACTCCGATTTCCTGTTGAGTTCGCGTCCGCGAACTCGACAGGAGAGGCGGCGGAGAAGACAGTGCGGCTCCATCAGCGACAAGGGAGAACGGCATGGCGGGCGCCACCAAGCCGGACGCAGCGGCGCCGGCACTGAAGTTCGTGCACCTGCGCTGCCACAGTGCCTTCTCGCTGCTGGAAGGCGCGCTGCGCATCGACCAGATCGTCAAGCACGCCAAGGCCGACGGCATGCCGGCGATCGGCATCGCCGATACCGGCAATCTGTTCGGCGCGCTCGAATTCTCGGAAAAGGCGGCGAAGGCCGGCATCCAGCCGATCACCGGCTGCCAGCTGGAAGTCGATTTCGGCGACGCCGATCCGGAGGCCGGCGTGTCGCAGCGCGAGCGCAATGCGCCGGAGCCGCATGCCCCGCTGGTCTTCATCGCGGCGACCGAGGCAGGCTATGCCAATCTCGTCGAGATCGTCTCGCTCGCCTATCTCGAACACGACGGCAATGTCCGTCCCCATGTCCTCCTCGACTGGCTGCGCACGCGGTCTGAGGGGATCATCGCCCTGACCGGTGGGCCGCTGGGGCCGATCGGCGCGGCGATCCAGGCCGGACGCGGTGGCATTGCCCGGCAGCGCCTGGAGACCCTGCGCGCGATCTTCGGCGACAGGCTCTATGTCGAACTGCAGCGCCACGGCCAGCGCGGTCGCCGGATCGAGAGCGAGACCATCGCGCTCGCCTACGATCTCGAACTGCCGCTCGTGGCCACCAACGAACCCTTTTTCCACGCGCCCGACGATTTCGACGCGCATGACGCCCTGATCGCGGTCGCGAGCAACCGCCTCGTCAGCCACGAGGACCGCCGCCGCCTGACCCGCGACCATTATCTCAAGTCGCAAGCCGAAATGGCCGTCCTCTTCGCCGACCTGCCGGAGGCGCTGGAGAACACGATCGAAGTGGCGCAGCGCTGCTCTTTCCGGCCGCGGACCCGCAAGCCGATCCTGCCGCGCTTTGCCGGTGCCGACGTCGATGCGGCCGAGGCCGAGG
Coding sequences within it:
- a CDS encoding ribonuclease J, with the protein product MNFALYGYGPEDHREWIAVDCGVSFATPDFPGVDLVFPDIRFIEREKGSLKAIIITHAHEDHYGALLDLWPRLQAPVYATAFASAMLQSKREGEAGAPKIPVTLFKAGDTFRVGPFEIEAINVTHSIPEPVALAITTSFGTVVHTGDWKIDKTPALGRPTDEARFRQIGERGVLAMICDSTNAMREGVSPSEADVTKSLTEVIQEATGRVAVTTFSSNVGRIRSIAVAAANAGRQVLLLGRSMKRVADVGRELGYLEGIPEFLDEQDFGYIPREKAVIILTGSQGEERAALSRLSRDEHPSVALAKGDTVVFSSRGIPGNERGILEVKNGLIDRGILIVEDTDKLIHVSGHPRRSELRQMYEWVKPKIAIPAHGEAAHLSAHAALARSLDVPEVVEARNGKMVLLAPGAARIIDDVPVGRLYKDGRLIGTVEEMGIGERRRVAQVGHVTVLVELSAKLELRHDPDVVCLGMPKLDAAGEDMEEVLIDAVAGAIESIPRARRKDLELVRESARRAARAAANAAWGKKPLVTVFVTQS
- a CDS encoding lipoprotein-releasing ABC transporter permease subunit — protein: MTAADAAKPAETPPGASTKPFSRFEWMIAGRYLRSRRRDAGVSVIAGFSFVGILLGVAALIIVMSVMNGFRTELLTRILGVNGHVVMRAMDSPLNDYEAVADRITKVPGVTSAMPLVQGQVLVSGKGEARSFALVKGVRGADLLRLKPVASNIILGTIGDFDAGGGVAVGSRLAQTLGLVLGDSITLIAPEGDTTPLGTVPRVKAYPVTAIFEIGLSDFDAAYVYMPFAEAQLFFNAEDQAQTIEIFADNPDDVRDLQAAIEQAAGRPNYTSTWQQDNQSFFSALQVERNVMFIILTLIVLVAALNIISGLFMLVKDKGRDIAILRTMGATRGSVMRVFFITGASIGTAGTLAGLLLGVVFCLNIENIRQFFSWVSGRSLFDPEFYFLSRLPAEIDVSEVMLVTAMALGLSFLATIFPSWKASTLDPVEALRYE
- a CDS encoding biotin--[acetyl-CoA-carboxylase] ligase, yielding MSRLPRRHLALDEVGSTNVVALDAARAGDPGSLWVTAERQSAGRGRRARPWVSERGNLYASLLLIDPAGMVDLQNLPLVAAVGVRNGLATLEGAARRDIRIKWPNDILVNGRKCVGILLESERLSDGRFAIVIGCGVNVENVPDDTPYPVTGLRREGVTASVSDVFAALATGVEQALALWQRGRNFSAVRQTWIDHAAGIGMPCTVRMNNAVIEGTFVDLDDTGRLILADDSGGRRSISAGDLFLLGSSGDAP
- a CDS encoding ABC transporter ATP-binding protein, whose product is MIDRSHSLRLDKVERFFAQGEERLTILDGADFEIFPGEMVALVAPSGAGKSTLLHIAGLLERPSAGEVYINGEACGSLDDQRRTLMRRQSIGFVYQFHHLLPEFSALENVMLPQMIAGLAQKEAEERARQLLDYMRIGARATHRPAELSGGEQQRVAIARAVANSPYVLLADEPTGNLDPTTAGYVFDALTALVRQSGVAALIATHNHELASRMDRVITLESGKIVPYQMG
- a CDS encoding DUF1467 family protein; protein product: MTWITLLALYFLIWWTVLFVVLPIGMRSQSDDDSVILGTDPSAPTHFRPLWIWSWTTFISLLVIGAYYVVTEILGIGIDSFPNLLPGVRS
- the proS gene encoding proline--tRNA ligase, whose product is MRMSRYFLPILKETPKEAEIVSHRLMLRAGMIRQQAAGSYSFLPLGKRVLDKVCAIIREEQDRAGANEILMPTIQSADLWRESGRYDDYGKEMLRIEDRHGRDMLFGPTNEEMVTDIFRSYVRSYKDLPLNLYHIQWKFRDEVRPRFGVMRSREFLMKDAYSFDVDYESSKTAYDRMFVAYLRTFERLGVKAIPMRADTGPIGGELSHEFLILASTGESGVFCHKDFLKLETPGEGIDFADAAALAKIVETWTTPYAATEDMHDAAAFEALPEEDRVAARGIEVGHIFHFGTKYSEPMNAVVTGPDGKDTPVFMGSYGIGPSRVIAAIIEASHDEAGIIWPKSVAPFDVGLINMKPGDADCDAACEAIYAGLTAAGQDVLYDDEDTRAGAKFATMDLIGLPMQVIVGPRGAKAGEAEVKDRRTGERVTVPLADIFGHLTA
- the mce gene encoding methylmalonyl-CoA epimerase — its product is MLGRLNHVALAVPDLQAAIRTYEATLGATVSVPQPLPEHGVTVAFVDLPNTRIELLEPLGTASPIAAFLAKNPKGGMHHLCYEVADLATAAAHLARNGARVLGDGRPKIGAHGRPVIFIHPGDMVGTLIELEEV